Proteins encoded by one window of Mustela erminea isolate mMusErm1 chromosome 7, mMusErm1.Pri, whole genome shotgun sequence:
- the ARID5A gene encoding AT-rich interactive domain-containing protein 5A isoform X3 translates to MAPPVKGKKKQSEEGESLDPSVSPQPHGEQSRSQSPVHLEDSPEAGGEREEDQEREEEQAFLVSLYKFMKERHTPIERVPHLGFKQINLWKIYKAVEKLGAYEMVTGRRLWKNVYDELGGSPGSTSAATCTRRHYERLVLPYVRHLKGEDDKPLPPSKPRKQYKMAKEPRGDDGAPEKLKKAKEEKRLDQMVPGKTKTDAAPDLAQLPSQEPPREGPEQPGPALGPSLPCTGASGCPEAYKRLLSSFYCKGTHGIMSPLAKKKLLAQVSKAEALQCQEEGCRHGAGSPNRDPQASAAALLSESPQRPGKPAENSRHRLSPQEGLQAPGGSLREEAPAGPHLPAPVFTGCFHAYPTEVLKPVSQHPRDFFPSFKDGVLLGPPGKEEGLVVKESQLVWGGDANRPSAFQKGSSRKGSPYPKPKACWVSPMAKVPAESPAPLSAFPSSTGLSNKRSLEEEGFAPGGKKLRAVSPFLKEMDAKECGAKSVGSGLAVSCLLGPSLGPALPEAYRGSMLRCPLNFAGTPDHLKGQATLPFSPLVIPAFPAHFLTTTAPSPMATGLMHFPPASFDSAFRHRLCPASSAWHVPPATTYAAPHFFHLNTKL, encoded by the exons ATGG CACCTCCtgtcaaagggaaaaagaaacagtcagAGGAGGGTGAATCCCTTGACCCATCTGTGTCCCCTCAACCCCATGGTGAGCAGAGCAGGAGCCAGAGCCCCGTCCATCTGGAG GACTCCCCCGAGGCAGGCGGGGAGCGGGAGGAGGACCAGGAGCGGGAGGAGGAGCAGGCCTTCCTGGTCAGCCTCTACAAGTTCATGAAGGAGCGACACACGCCCATCGAGAGGGTGCCCCATCTCGGCTTCAAGCAGA ttAACCTGTGGAAAATCTACAAAGCAGTGGAGAAGCTGGGGGCCTATGAGATG GTGACGGGCCGCCGCCTCTGGAAGAACGTGTACGACGAGCTGGGGGGCAGCCCGGGCAGCACGAGCGCGGCCACGTGCACACGCCGCCACTACGAGAG GCTGGTGCTCCCATATGTGCGGCATCTGAAGGGGGAGGACGACAAGCCGCTGCCCCCTTCCAAGCCCAGGAAGCAGTACAAGATGGCCAAGGAGCCCCGGGGCGATGACGGGGCCCCTGAGAAGCTGAAGAAGGCCAAGGAGGAGAAACGGTTGGACCAG ATGGTGCCTGGAAAGACAAAAACCGATGCCGCCCCTGACCTGGCACAGCTTCCCAGCCAGGAACCCCCCAGGGAGGGCCCAGAACAGCCAGGCCCAGCCCTAGGGCCCTCTTTACCGTGCACGGGTGCCAGCGGCTGCCCTGAGGCCTACAAGCGGCTCCTGTCCAGCTTCTACTGCAAAGGAACACATGGCATCATGTCACCACTGGCCAAAAAGAAACTCTTGGCCCAGGTGAGCAAGGCAGAGGCCTTGCAGTGCCAGGAGGAGGGCTGTCGCCATGGAGCCGGCAGCCCTAACAGGGACCCCCAGGCCTCCGCAGCTGCTCTCCTCTCGGAAAGCCCACAGCGCCCAGGAAAGCCAGCTGAGAACTCCAGGCACCGGCTGAGCCCTCAGGAGGGATTACAGGCCCCTGGTGGCAGCCTCAGGGAGGAGGCTCCGGCAGGTCCCCACCTGCCAGCCCCCGTCTTCACTGGCTGTTTCCATGCGTACCCCACTGAGGTGCTGAAGCCTGTCAGCCAGCACCCTCGGGACTTCTTCCCCAGTTTTAAAGATGGGGTCCTCTTGGGGCCTCCTGGCAAAGAGGAGGGCCTGGTGGTCAAGGAGTCCCAGCTGGTGTGGGGCGGGGACGCCAACCGCCCATCCGCATTCCAGAAAGGCAGCTCTAGGAAGGGCAGCCCCTACCCCAAGCCCAAAGCCTGCTGGGTGTCCCCCATGGCTAAGGTACCTGCTGAGagccctgctcccctctctgccttccctagCAGCACAGGCCTGAGCAACAAGCGTAGCCTGGAAGAAGAGGGGTTTGCCCCTGGTGGCAAAAAACTGCGGGCCGTGTCTCCCTTTCTTAAGGAGATGGATGCCAAGGAGTGTGGGGCCAAATCCGTGGGGTCTGGCTTGGCCGTATCCTGCCTGCTGGGCCCCAGCCTGGGGCCTGCCCTCCCTGAGGCCTATAGGGGCAGCATGCTGCGTTGCCCGCTGAACTTTGCCGGCACCCCGGACCACTTAAAGGGCCAGGCCACACTCCCCTTCAGCCCCTTGGTCATCCCTGCCTTCCCGGCCCACTTCCTGACCACGACAGCGCCCTCACCCATGGCCACGGGTCTGATGCACTTTCCCCCAGCGTCCTTCGACAGCGCCTTCCGCCACAGACTTTGCCCGGCCTCGTCTGCATGGCACGTGCCTCCTGCCACAACCTACGCGGCACCCCACTTCTTCCATCTCAACACCAAGCTTTAA
- the ARID5A gene encoding AT-rich interactive domain-containing protein 5A isoform X1, whose protein sequence is MAPPVKGKKKQSEEGESLDPSVSPQPHGEQSRSQSPVHLEVTGRRLWKNVYDELGGSPGSTSAATCTRRHYERLVLPYVRHLKGEDDKPLPPSKPRKQYKMAKEPRGDDGAPEKLKKAKEEKRLDQMVPGKTKTDAAPDLAQLPSQEPPREGPEQPGPALGPSLPCTGASGCPEAYKRLLSSFYCKGTHGIMSPLAKKKLLAQVSKAEALQCQEEGCRHGAGSPNRDPQASAAALLSESPQRPGKPAENSRHRLSPQEGLQAPGGSLREEAPAGPHLPAPVFTGCFHAYPTEVLKPVSQHPRDFFPSFKDGVLLGPPGKEEGLVVKESQLVWGGDANRPSAFQKGSSRKGSPYPKPKACWVSPMAKVPAESPAPLSAFPSSTGLSNKRSLEEEGFAPGGKKLRAVSPFLKEMDAKECGAKSVGSGLAVSCLLGPSLGPALPEAYRGSMLRCPLNFAGTPDHLKGQATLPFSPLVIPAFPAHFLTTTAPSPMATGLMHFPPASFDSAFRHRLCPASSAWHVPPATTYAAPHFFHLNTKL, encoded by the exons ATGG CACCTCCtgtcaaagggaaaaagaaacagtcagAGGAGGGTGAATCCCTTGACCCATCTGTGTCCCCTCAACCCCATGGTGAGCAGAGCAGGAGCCAGAGCCCCGTCCATCTGGAG GTGACGGGCCGCCGCCTCTGGAAGAACGTGTACGACGAGCTGGGGGGCAGCCCGGGCAGCACGAGCGCGGCCACGTGCACACGCCGCCACTACGAGAG GCTGGTGCTCCCATATGTGCGGCATCTGAAGGGGGAGGACGACAAGCCGCTGCCCCCTTCCAAGCCCAGGAAGCAGTACAAGATGGCCAAGGAGCCCCGGGGCGATGACGGGGCCCCTGAGAAGCTGAAGAAGGCCAAGGAGGAGAAACGGTTGGACCAG ATGGTGCCTGGAAAGACAAAAACCGATGCCGCCCCTGACCTGGCACAGCTTCCCAGCCAGGAACCCCCCAGGGAGGGCCCAGAACAGCCAGGCCCAGCCCTAGGGCCCTCTTTACCGTGCACGGGTGCCAGCGGCTGCCCTGAGGCCTACAAGCGGCTCCTGTCCAGCTTCTACTGCAAAGGAACACATGGCATCATGTCACCACTGGCCAAAAAGAAACTCTTGGCCCAGGTGAGCAAGGCAGAGGCCTTGCAGTGCCAGGAGGAGGGCTGTCGCCATGGAGCCGGCAGCCCTAACAGGGACCCCCAGGCCTCCGCAGCTGCTCTCCTCTCGGAAAGCCCACAGCGCCCAGGAAAGCCAGCTGAGAACTCCAGGCACCGGCTGAGCCCTCAGGAGGGATTACAGGCCCCTGGTGGCAGCCTCAGGGAGGAGGCTCCGGCAGGTCCCCACCTGCCAGCCCCCGTCTTCACTGGCTGTTTCCATGCGTACCCCACTGAGGTGCTGAAGCCTGTCAGCCAGCACCCTCGGGACTTCTTCCCCAGTTTTAAAGATGGGGTCCTCTTGGGGCCTCCTGGCAAAGAGGAGGGCCTGGTGGTCAAGGAGTCCCAGCTGGTGTGGGGCGGGGACGCCAACCGCCCATCCGCATTCCAGAAAGGCAGCTCTAGGAAGGGCAGCCCCTACCCCAAGCCCAAAGCCTGCTGGGTGTCCCCCATGGCTAAGGTACCTGCTGAGagccctgctcccctctctgccttccctagCAGCACAGGCCTGAGCAACAAGCGTAGCCTGGAAGAAGAGGGGTTTGCCCCTGGTGGCAAAAAACTGCGGGCCGTGTCTCCCTTTCTTAAGGAGATGGATGCCAAGGAGTGTGGGGCCAAATCCGTGGGGTCTGGCTTGGCCGTATCCTGCCTGCTGGGCCCCAGCCTGGGGCCTGCCCTCCCTGAGGCCTATAGGGGCAGCATGCTGCGTTGCCCGCTGAACTTTGCCGGCACCCCGGACCACTTAAAGGGCCAGGCCACACTCCCCTTCAGCCCCTTGGTCATCCCTGCCTTCCCGGCCCACTTCCTGACCACGACAGCGCCCTCACCCATGGCCACGGGTCTGATGCACTTTCCCCCAGCGTCCTTCGACAGCGCCTTCCGCCACAGACTTTGCCCGGCCTCGTCTGCATGGCACGTGCCTCCTGCCACAACCTACGCGGCACCCCACTTCTTCCATCTCAACACCAAGCTTTAA
- the ARID5A gene encoding AT-rich interactive domain-containing protein 5A isoform X2, whose product MVTGRRLWKNVYDELGGSPGSTSAATCTRRHYERLVLPYVRHLKGEDDKPLPPSKPRKQYKMAKEPRGDDGAPEKLKKAKEEKRLDQMVPGKTKTDAAPDLAQLPSQEPPREGPEQPGPALGPSLPCTGASGCPEAYKRLLSSFYCKGTHGIMSPLAKKKLLAQVSKAEALQCQEEGCRHGAGSPNRDPQASAAALLSESPQRPGKPAENSRHRLSPQEGLQAPGGSLREEAPAGPHLPAPVFTGCFHAYPTEVLKPVSQHPRDFFPSFKDGVLLGPPGKEEGLVVKESQLVWGGDANRPSAFQKGSSRKGSPYPKPKACWVSPMAKVPAESPAPLSAFPSSTGLSNKRSLEEEGFAPGGKKLRAVSPFLKEMDAKECGAKSVGSGLAVSCLLGPSLGPALPEAYRGSMLRCPLNFAGTPDHLKGQATLPFSPLVIPAFPAHFLTTTAPSPMATGLMHFPPASFDSAFRHRLCPASSAWHVPPATTYAAPHFFHLNTKL is encoded by the exons ATG GTGACGGGCCGCCGCCTCTGGAAGAACGTGTACGACGAGCTGGGGGGCAGCCCGGGCAGCACGAGCGCGGCCACGTGCACACGCCGCCACTACGAGAG GCTGGTGCTCCCATATGTGCGGCATCTGAAGGGGGAGGACGACAAGCCGCTGCCCCCTTCCAAGCCCAGGAAGCAGTACAAGATGGCCAAGGAGCCCCGGGGCGATGACGGGGCCCCTGAGAAGCTGAAGAAGGCCAAGGAGGAGAAACGGTTGGACCAG ATGGTGCCTGGAAAGACAAAAACCGATGCCGCCCCTGACCTGGCACAGCTTCCCAGCCAGGAACCCCCCAGGGAGGGCCCAGAACAGCCAGGCCCAGCCCTAGGGCCCTCTTTACCGTGCACGGGTGCCAGCGGCTGCCCTGAGGCCTACAAGCGGCTCCTGTCCAGCTTCTACTGCAAAGGAACACATGGCATCATGTCACCACTGGCCAAAAAGAAACTCTTGGCCCAGGTGAGCAAGGCAGAGGCCTTGCAGTGCCAGGAGGAGGGCTGTCGCCATGGAGCCGGCAGCCCTAACAGGGACCCCCAGGCCTCCGCAGCTGCTCTCCTCTCGGAAAGCCCACAGCGCCCAGGAAAGCCAGCTGAGAACTCCAGGCACCGGCTGAGCCCTCAGGAGGGATTACAGGCCCCTGGTGGCAGCCTCAGGGAGGAGGCTCCGGCAGGTCCCCACCTGCCAGCCCCCGTCTTCACTGGCTGTTTCCATGCGTACCCCACTGAGGTGCTGAAGCCTGTCAGCCAGCACCCTCGGGACTTCTTCCCCAGTTTTAAAGATGGGGTCCTCTTGGGGCCTCCTGGCAAAGAGGAGGGCCTGGTGGTCAAGGAGTCCCAGCTGGTGTGGGGCGGGGACGCCAACCGCCCATCCGCATTCCAGAAAGGCAGCTCTAGGAAGGGCAGCCCCTACCCCAAGCCCAAAGCCTGCTGGGTGTCCCCCATGGCTAAGGTACCTGCTGAGagccctgctcccctctctgccttccctagCAGCACAGGCCTGAGCAACAAGCGTAGCCTGGAAGAAGAGGGGTTTGCCCCTGGTGGCAAAAAACTGCGGGCCGTGTCTCCCTTTCTTAAGGAGATGGATGCCAAGGAGTGTGGGGCCAAATCCGTGGGGTCTGGCTTGGCCGTATCCTGCCTGCTGGGCCCCAGCCTGGGGCCTGCCCTCCCTGAGGCCTATAGGGGCAGCATGCTGCGTTGCCCGCTGAACTTTGCCGGCACCCCGGACCACTTAAAGGGCCAGGCCACACTCCCCTTCAGCCCCTTGGTCATCCCTGCCTTCCCGGCCCACTTCCTGACCACGACAGCGCCCTCACCCATGGCCACGGGTCTGATGCACTTTCCCCCAGCGTCCTTCGACAGCGCCTTCCGCCACAGACTTTGCCCGGCCTCGTCTGCATGGCACGTGCCTCCTGCCACAACCTACGCGGCACCCCACTTCTTCCATCTCAACACCAAGCTTTAA